GTTTAAACACTGGCATGATGATTTCATTGATTAAACAGTTTTTCTATGCAGTTGATTAATGCTCGCCTACCAGGGGCGATCGGACTTTACCAGATTCACCTTGATGACCATAGCATCATTCGCATGATTCAACCCATGGAGGGGGGACTAGTTGATGCCGTGATGGATTCTTCCACCCTAGACCTGGATGGCGACTGGGTTTCTATGGGTGGTATTGATCTTCAAATTAACGGTGCGCTAGGGTTGCCGTTTCCCGATGTTCAACCAGGGGATGAGCCTAAGTTACAAGCAATCTGTGAATTTCTCTGGCAACAGGGCATTGATGCCTTTTTGCCAACGATCGTCACCTCTTCCATAGACAAAATTCAGCAGGCCCTAGCTGTTTTCACACAGGTCACAGGTGCTCGCTGTCAGGTGCTAGGTGATTCCTCACCTACTGTTCCACCAGTCCCGACTACACCTACTGTCTCTACGATTGCTTCTAAAACTGCAAGGATTCTGGGAGTCCACTTGGAAGGCCCTTTCCTCAACCCAGAGAAGCGAGGGGCACATCCTGCGGAACACCTCT
The DNA window shown above is from Cyanobacteriota bacterium and carries:
- a CDS encoding N-acetylglucosamine-6-phosphate deacetylase, producing the protein MQLINARLPGAIGLYQIHLDDHSIIRMIQPMEGGLVDAVMDSSTLDLDGDWVSMGGIDLQINGALGLPFPDVQPGDEPKLQAICEFLWQQGIDAFLPTIVTSSIDKIQQALAVFTQVTGARCQVLGDSSPTVPPVPTTPTVSTIASKTARILGVHLEGPFLNPEKRGAHPAEHLLPLTIDNIKQVLGRYADVVKVMTLAPEMDPTGEAIAYLRSLGITVSLGHSQATAQQARQAFAQGATMVTHAFNAMPALHHREPGLLGAALINTKVMCGFIADGEHISPTMLTLLLRAGEYDRRLFLVSDAL